In the genome of Rhodoferax sp. BAB1, one region contains:
- the panC gene encoding pantoate--beta-alanine ligase, whose translation MKLIHTIAELRAHLANFNRPAFVPTMGNLHEGHIALVKQAKPLGDVTVVSIFVNRLQFLPHEDFGTYPRTLEADCAKLEAAGCDVVFAPSEQQLYHEPQGYKVQPPTELADILEGHFRPGFFTGVCTVVLKLFNIVQPRVALFGAKDYQQQMVIRRMVAQLALPIEIVTGATLRAEDGLALSSRNGYLSASERAEAVQLSRTLKSMIAMLRAGEHNIAAIEQHAMKTLADRHWLPDYLTVRRRHDLQPPQADDLTHADRLVVLGAAKLGTTRLIDNIEV comes from the coding sequence ATGAAGCTGATTCACACCATCGCGGAGCTGCGCGCACACCTCGCCAACTTCAATCGTCCGGCCTTCGTGCCCACCATGGGCAATCTGCACGAGGGCCACATCGCGCTCGTGAAACAGGCCAAACCCCTGGGTGACGTCACGGTGGTCAGCATCTTCGTCAACCGCCTGCAGTTCCTGCCGCACGAGGACTTCGGAACCTACCCGCGCACGCTGGAGGCCGACTGCGCCAAGCTGGAAGCCGCCGGCTGCGACGTGGTCTTCGCCCCCAGCGAGCAACAGCTTTACCACGAGCCCCAGGGCTACAAGGTGCAGCCCCCCACCGAGCTGGCCGACATCCTGGAAGGCCACTTCCGCCCCGGTTTCTTCACGGGCGTATGCACCGTGGTGCTCAAGCTCTTCAACATCGTGCAGCCACGCGTGGCCCTGTTCGGCGCCAAGGACTACCAGCAGCAGATGGTGATCCGCCGCATGGTGGCCCAGCTGGCCCTGCCCATCGAGATCGTCACCGGGGCGACGCTACGCGCCGAGGACGGCCTGGCCCTGTCCTCGCGCAACGGCTACCTGAGCGCCAGCGAGCGCGCCGAAGCGGTGCAACTCTCGCGCACCCTCAAGAGCATGATCGCGATGCTGCGCGCGGGTGAACACAACATCGCCGCCATCGAACAGCACGCCATGAAAACCCTGGCCGACCGCCACTGGTTACCCGACTACCTGACCGTGCGCCGCCGCCACGACCTGCAGCCCCCGCAGGCCGACGACCTCACCCACGCCGACCGCCTCGTCGTACTGGGCGCCGCCAAGCTCGGTACGACGCGACTGATTGACAACATCGAGGTGTAA
- the nadB gene encoding L-aspartate oxidase yields MAPTSHHSFDVLIVGSGLAGLSAALHLASTHRVAVITKRELNDGSSRWAQGGIAAVMGEGDTLASHVQDTLVAGAGLCDLDATRFVVEQAPESIRWLQGLGVPFSQEHGQLHLTREGGHSERRIVHVTDATGAAVQDTLMGKVRATPNITLFEHHMLVDLITAPKLGLSGQRCLGLYALNEVTDVVDTFSAPHTILATGGAGKVYVYTTNPDTATGDGIAAAWRAGCRVGNMEFIQFHPTCLYHPQAKSFLISEAVRGEGGKLLLPASAGGTRFMPAHDAREELAPRDVVARAIDFEMKKHGLDCVYLDISHQPKAFLLEHFPNIYARCLELGIDMAKQPIPVVPAAHYTCGGVVTDLDGRTDLPGLYAVGETAYTGLHGANRLASNSLVECMVYARAAATAITREQAVAVPTLPAWDDSRVTDADEAVVISHNWDELRRFMWDYVGIVRTNKRLERAAHRIELLRSEIQEFYSSFHVTRDLLELRNLVQVADLIVRSAQSRHESRGLHFSRDYPQTDATAQPTILVPPAH; encoded by the coding sequence GTGGCCCCGACCTCCCATCACTCCTTTGACGTGCTCATCGTCGGCAGCGGCCTGGCAGGCCTGAGCGCCGCCCTGCACCTGGCGAGCACCCACCGCGTGGCCGTCATCACCAAACGCGAGCTCAACGACGGCTCCAGCCGCTGGGCCCAGGGCGGCATTGCCGCCGTCATGGGCGAAGGCGACACCCTGGCCTCGCATGTGCAGGACACGCTGGTGGCCGGCGCCGGCCTGTGCGACCTGGACGCCACCCGTTTTGTCGTGGAGCAGGCACCCGAGAGCATCCGCTGGCTGCAGGGCCTGGGCGTGCCCTTCTCGCAGGAACACGGCCAGCTGCACCTCACACGCGAGGGCGGCCACAGCGAACGCCGCATCGTGCACGTGACCGACGCCACCGGCGCGGCCGTGCAGGACACGCTGATGGGCAAGGTGCGGGCCACCCCCAACATCACCCTGTTCGAGCACCACATGCTGGTGGACCTGATCACGGCGCCCAAGCTGGGCCTGAGCGGCCAGCGCTGCCTGGGCCTGTACGCGCTGAACGAGGTCACCGACGTGGTGGACACCTTCAGTGCGCCACACACCATCCTGGCCACGGGCGGTGCCGGCAAGGTCTACGTCTACACCACCAACCCCGACACCGCCACCGGCGACGGCATTGCCGCGGCCTGGCGCGCCGGCTGCCGCGTGGGCAATATGGAATTCATCCAGTTCCACCCCACCTGCCTGTACCACCCGCAGGCCAAGTCCTTCCTGATCAGCGAAGCGGTGCGCGGCGAGGGCGGCAAGCTGCTGCTGCCGGCATCGGCCGGCGGCACCCGCTTCATGCCCGCGCACGACGCGCGCGAGGAACTGGCGCCACGCGACGTGGTGGCCCGCGCCATCGACTTCGAGATGAAAAAGCACGGCCTGGACTGCGTCTACCTGGACATCTCGCACCAGCCCAAGGCCTTCCTGCTGGAGCATTTCCCCAACATCTATGCGCGCTGCCTGGAACTGGGCATCGACATGGCCAAGCAGCCCATTCCCGTGGTGCCGGCCGCGCACTACACCTGCGGCGGCGTGGTCACCGACCTCGATGGCCGCACCGACCTGCCCGGCCTGTACGCCGTGGGCGAGACCGCCTACACCGGCCTGCACGGCGCCAACCGCCTGGCCAGCAATTCGCTGGTGGAGTGCATGGTCTATGCGCGCGCCGCGGCCACCGCCATCACCCGCGAACAGGCGGTCGCCGTGCCCACCCTGCCGGCCTGGGACGACAGCCGCGTGACCGACGCCGACGAGGCCGTGGTGATCTCGCACAACTGGGACGAGCTGCGCCGTTTCATGTGGGACTACGTGGGCATCGTGCGGACCAACAAGCGCCTGGAGCGCGCGGCGCACCGCATCGAACTGCTGCGCTCGGAGATCCAGGAGTTCTATTCCAGTTTCCACGTCACGCGCGACCTGCTGGAGCTGCGCAACCTCGTGCAGGTTGCCGACCTGATCGTACGCAGCGCACAATCCCGCCATGAAAGCCGCGGCCTGCATTTCAGCCGCGACTATCCGCAGACCGACGCCACTGCACAACCCACCATCCTGGTCCCGCCGGCCCATTGA
- the panD gene encoding aspartate 1-decarboxylase has protein sequence MYRTLLKSKIHRATVTDCELHYEGSCAIDENLLEAANMMENEQVHIWNINNGERFITYAIRGERGSGIISVNGSAARRAAVGDLLIIAAFAQVPEDKCKGFEPKLVFVDGNNRIKEQRSHIPVQEASHVPVHTEHHGGDSA, from the coding sequence ATGTACCGCACCCTGCTCAAATCCAAGATCCACCGCGCCACCGTCACCGACTGCGAGTTGCACTACGAGGGCTCCTGCGCCATCGACGAGAACCTGCTGGAAGCCGCCAACATGATGGAGAACGAACAGGTTCACATCTGGAACATCAACAACGGCGAGCGTTTCATCACCTATGCCATCCGCGGCGAGCGCGGCTCGGGCATCATTTCCGTGAACGGCTCGGCCGCACGCCGCGCCGCCGTGGGCGATCTGCTCATCATCGCGGCCTTTGCCCAGGTGCCGGAAGACAAGTGCAAGGGTTTCGAACCCAAGCTGGTTTTCGTCGACGGCAACAACCGCATCAAGGAACAGCGCAGCCACATCCCGGTGCAGGAAGCCTCCCATGTGCCGGTGCACACCGAACACCACGGCGGCGACAGCGCATAA
- the panB gene encoding 3-methyl-2-oxobutanoate hydroxymethyltransferase: MSTPTSTSNNAASPYGTLPPASAPATRKPISLPRLQELHARGEKITMLTAYDATFAAVADAAGVECILIGDSLGMVCQGLSSTVGVSLETMRYHVESVTRGVRRVQGTAWIIGDMPYGTFHESKEQAFRNAAVLMQAGAHMVKIEGGGWTADTVRFLVERGIPVCAHLGLTPQTVHALGGYRVQGRGDEAAATLKRHALELQDAGASLLVLEMVPAALSADITQAMPHCATIGIGAGVDCAGQVLVLHDMLGMNLGKMAKFVHNFMADAGSVRGAMEAYVKAVKEKTFPVNSQHAW; encoded by the coding sequence GTGAGCACCCCGACCTCCACCTCGAACAACGCCGCCTCGCCCTACGGCACCCTGCCCCCGGCCTCGGCACCCGCCACCCGCAAGCCCATCAGCCTGCCGCGCCTGCAGGAGCTGCACGCGCGCGGCGAGAAGATCACCATGCTGACCGCCTACGACGCGACCTTCGCGGCCGTGGCCGACGCCGCCGGCGTGGAGTGCATCCTGATCGGTGACTCCCTGGGCATGGTCTGCCAGGGCCTGTCCAGCACCGTGGGGGTTTCGCTGGAAACCATGCGCTACCACGTGGAAAGCGTCACACGCGGCGTGCGGCGTGTGCAGGGCACGGCCTGGATCATCGGCGACATGCCCTACGGCACCTTTCATGAGTCCAAGGAACAGGCCTTCCGCAACGCCGCCGTGCTGATGCAGGCCGGCGCCCACATGGTCAAGATCGAAGGCGGCGGCTGGACGGCCGACACCGTGCGTTTCCTGGTCGAGCGCGGCATACCGGTCTGCGCCCACCTGGGCCTGACACCGCAGACCGTGCACGCCCTGGGCGGTTACCGCGTGCAAGGCCGCGGCGACGAAGCCGCCGCCACGCTCAAGCGCCATGCACTGGAGTTGCAGGACGCCGGCGCCAGCCTGCTGGTGCTGGAGATGGTGCCCGCCGCCCTCTCGGCCGACATCACCCAGGCCATGCCCCACTGCGCCACCATCGGCATCGGTGCCGGCGTGGACTGCGCGGGCCAGGTGCTGGTGCTGCACGACATGCTGGGCATGAACCTGGGCAAGATGGCCAAGTTCGTGCACAACTTCATGGCGGACGCCGGCAGCGTGCGCGGCGCCATGGAGGCGTATGTGAAGGCCGTCAAGGAAAAGACCTTCCCGGTGAATTCTCAGCACGCCTGGTGA
- a CDS encoding ScpA family protein yields the protein MSDLHDSAGRPAAEAPHAAAMPQVVDHVAVARLYGEPLFTMPQDLYIPPDALEVFLEAFEGPLDLLLYLIRKQNFNILDIPMAAVTRQYLTYVDQVRDRNLELAAEYLLMAAMLIEIKSRMLLPPKKAAEGEEAEDPRAELVRRLLEYEQIKIAAAGLGNLPQYGRDFLKAQVYIEQSLQPRFPDVHVVDLQEAWADILKRAKLVQHHKISREELSVREHMSIVLRHLQGQKFVEFEHLFDATKGVPVLVVTFIALLELAKESLIDITQAEAFAPIYVRLAYSPA from the coding sequence ATGAGCGATCTCCACGACAGCGCCGGCCGGCCCGCCGCCGAGGCCCCGCATGCGGCGGCCATGCCCCAGGTGGTGGACCACGTGGCCGTGGCACGCCTGTATGGCGAGCCGCTGTTCACGATGCCGCAGGACCTGTACATCCCGCCCGATGCGCTGGAGGTCTTCCTGGAAGCCTTCGAAGGCCCGCTGGACCTGCTGCTCTACCTGATCCGCAAGCAGAACTTCAACATCCTCGACATTCCCATGGCGGCGGTCACGCGCCAGTACCTGACCTATGTGGACCAGGTGCGCGATCGCAACCTGGAACTGGCGGCCGAATACCTGCTGATGGCGGCCATGCTGATCGAGATCAAGTCGCGCATGCTGCTGCCGCCCAAGAAGGCGGCCGAGGGCGAAGAGGCCGAGGACCCGCGCGCCGAGCTGGTGCGCCGCCTGCTCGAATACGAGCAGATCAAGATCGCCGCCGCCGGCCTGGGCAACCTGCCGCAGTACGGACGCGACTTCCTCAAGGCGCAGGTCTACATCGAGCAGTCGCTGCAGCCGCGTTTCCCCGACGTGCACGTGGTGGACCTGCAGGAAGCCTGGGCCGACATCCTCAAGCGCGCCAAACTCGTGCAGCACCACAAGATCTCGCGCGAGGAGCTCTCGGTGCGCGAGCACATGAGCATCGTGCTGCGCCACCTGCAGGGCCAGAAGTTCGTCGAGTTCGAGCACCTGTTCGACGCCACCAAGGGCGTGCCCGTGCTGGTGGTGACCTTCATCGCCCTGCTGGAGCTGGCCAAGGAAAGCCTGATCGACATCACCCAGGCCGAGGCCTTCGCCCCCATCTACGTGCGGCTGGCGTACTCGCCGGCCTGA
- a CDS encoding GGDEF domain-containing protein: MKHLADFVGMTGHRWLTSLAVLVLLATVGLSGGLVLLAPSGWPTWVAAVLGASLVLGLLLLGRAVMRQTLNSEYERQSLEMGHQCLQEAIEALPLGVAVYDQHDRLVLFNKAATEMAPYRYGGELLGQSFEAIIRRSLQQGAIADALGREEEWLRERLAVRGQLNRPLLRSRPDGRWMHLYEVSTPSGCLVMARLDVTELVQKSMALERSNQQLELLSATDGLTGLANRRQFDQHLYAEWQRSMRSGQPISLLLIDIDHFKRYNDRYGHLAGDACLRQVAGILYDCAQRSGELVARYGGEEFALLLPGADGDVAMTVAQRCMDEIAKARMPHEDSPVSEFLTCSIGVATVVAVQDLVPESLVRCADEALYRVKNGGRGHYIVAPCPA; the protein is encoded by the coding sequence GTGAAGCATCTGGCAGATTTCGTAGGCATGACGGGCCATCGCTGGCTGACGTCGCTGGCCGTGCTCGTGCTGCTGGCCACCGTCGGCCTGAGCGGTGGCCTGGTCCTGCTGGCGCCGTCCGGCTGGCCGACCTGGGTGGCCGCCGTGCTGGGTGCGTCCCTGGTCCTGGGTTTGCTGCTGCTGGGACGTGCGGTCATGCGCCAGACGCTGAACAGCGAGTACGAACGCCAGTCCCTGGAAATGGGGCACCAGTGCCTGCAGGAGGCCATCGAGGCCCTGCCCCTGGGGGTGGCCGTCTACGACCAGCACGACCGGCTGGTGCTCTTCAACAAGGCTGCGACCGAAATGGCCCCCTACCGTTACGGCGGTGAGCTGCTCGGCCAGTCTTTCGAGGCCATCATCCGTCGTTCGCTGCAACAGGGCGCCATTGCGGACGCCCTGGGGCGCGAGGAAGAATGGTTGCGCGAGCGCCTGGCCGTGCGCGGCCAGCTCAACCGCCCCCTGCTGCGTTCGCGCCCCGACGGGCGCTGGATGCACCTCTACGAGGTCAGCACGCCCTCGGGCTGCCTGGTGATGGCGCGGCTGGACGTGACCGAGCTGGTGCAGAAGAGCATGGCGCTGGAGCGCAGCAACCAGCAGCTGGAGCTGCTTTCGGCCACCGACGGCCTGACCGGCCTGGCCAATCGCCGCCAGTTCGACCAGCACCTTTATGCCGAATGGCAGCGCAGCATGCGCAGCGGCCAGCCCATTTCCCTGCTGCTGATCGACATCGACCACTTCAAGCGCTACAACGACCGCTACGGCCACCTGGCCGGCGACGCCTGCCTGCGCCAGGTGGCGGGCATCCTCTACGACTGTGCGCAGCGTTCGGGTGAGCTGGTGGCGCGTTACGGCGGCGAGGAGTTTGCCCTCCTGCTGCCCGGCGCCGATGGCGACGTGGCCATGACCGTGGCCCAGCGCTGCATGGACGAGATCGCCAAGGCCCGCATGCCGCACGAGGATTCGCCCGTGTCCGAGTTCCTGACCTGCAGCATCGGCGTGGCCACCGTGGTGGCCGTACAGGACCTGGTGCCCGAGAGCCTGGTGCGCTGCGCTGACGAGGCGCTGTACCGGGTCAAGAACGGGGGGCGTGGGCATTACATCGTCGCCCCCTGCCCGGCCTGA
- a CDS encoding YoaK family protein yields MPSPRPSSHPHWWTDVHRSPVVNLRLGICLSFIAGATNAGGFLAIGHYTSHMTGLLSAVADHLVLGQFALVAASLAAIAAFVGGAMTTALMVNWGQRRQLRSAFARPLALETSLLLVFGLFGAAINLHAELFAPLTVLLLCYIMGLQNAVITKVSNAEIRTTHVTGLVTDIGIELGKLLYFNRSPAPAKVVANRRKLRIHLSLIAAFFAGGVLGALGFKFWGYITTVPLAVLLGLLVSGPLLYDLRHGRLAPPATPG; encoded by the coding sequence ATGCCCAGCCCCCGGCCCTCGTCCCACCCCCACTGGTGGACCGACGTACACCGCTCCCCCGTCGTCAACCTGCGCCTGGGCATCTGCCTGAGTTTCATCGCCGGGGCCACCAATGCCGGCGGTTTCCTGGCCATCGGCCACTACACCTCGCACATGACGGGCCTGCTCTCCGCGGTGGCCGACCACCTGGTGCTGGGCCAGTTCGCCCTGGTGGCGGCCAGCCTGGCGGCCATCGCCGCCTTCGTGGGCGGCGCCATGACCACGGCCCTGATGGTCAACTGGGGCCAACGGCGCCAGTTGCGCAGCGCCTTTGCCCGGCCGCTGGCGCTGGAAACCAGCCTGCTGCTGGTCTTCGGCCTGTTCGGTGCGGCCATCAACCTGCATGCCGAGCTGTTCGCCCCGCTCACCGTGCTGCTGCTCTGTTACATCATGGGCCTGCAGAACGCGGTGATCACCAAGGTGTCAAACGCCGAGATCCGCACCACCCACGTGACCGGCCTGGTGACCGACATCGGCATCGAGCTGGGCAAGCTGCTCTATTTCAACCGCTCACCCGCCCCGGCCAAGGTGGTGGCCAACCGGCGCAAGCTGCGCATCCACCTCTCGCTGATCGCCGCCTTCTTTGCCGGCGGTGTGCTGGGTGCCCTGGGTTTCAAATTCTGGGGTTACATCACCACCGTGCCGCTGGCGGTCCTGCTGGGCCTGCTGGTGTCCGGCCCGCTGCTGTATGACCTGCGCCACGGCCGCCTGGCGCCGCCCGCGACACCGGGCTGA
- the bioB gene encoding biotin synthase BioB, with translation MTTVTEQTITLHRPKAPVAAVPKAERWSVDAIEALFQLPFPELLYRAQTVHREHFDPTRVEFATLLSVKTGGCPEDCGYCPQSAKYDTDVKASKLMELEEVLFAARRAKDAGATRFCMGAAWREPKDRDIEKVAELVRGVKDLGMETCATLGMLNEGHAEQLRDAGLDYYNHNLDTAPDFYGDIITTRDYQERLDTLARVRGAGVKVCSGGIVGMGETHRQRAGLIAELANLAPYPESVPINNLVRVEGTPLADQAPLDPFEFVRTIAVARITMPKARVRLSAGRQQMGEAIQALCFLAGANSIFYGDKLLTTGNPDTEADVQLLQRLGMGPAQQPPGKT, from the coding sequence ATGACGACCGTGACCGAACAAACCATCACCCTGCACCGCCCCAAGGCTCCCGTGGCCGCCGTGCCCAAGGCCGAGCGCTGGAGCGTGGACGCCATCGAGGCCCTGTTCCAGCTGCCCTTCCCCGAGCTGCTGTACCGCGCCCAGACCGTGCACCGCGAACATTTCGATCCGACCAGGGTCGAGTTCGCCACCCTGCTCTCGGTCAAGACCGGCGGCTGCCCGGAGGACTGCGGCTACTGCCCGCAATCGGCCAAGTACGACACCGACGTGAAAGCCTCCAAGCTCATGGAGCTGGAAGAGGTGCTGTTCGCCGCCCGCCGCGCCAAGGACGCCGGTGCCACCCGTTTCTGCATGGGCGCGGCCTGGCGCGAGCCCAAGGACCGTGACATCGAGAAGGTGGCCGAACTGGTGCGCGGCGTGAAGGATCTGGGCATGGAGACCTGCGCCACCCTGGGCATGTTGAATGAAGGCCACGCCGAGCAGCTGCGCGACGCCGGCCTGGACTACTACAACCACAACCTCGACACCGCCCCTGATTTCTACGGCGACATCATCACCACGCGCGACTACCAGGAACGCCTGGACACGCTGGCACGCGTGCGCGGTGCCGGCGTCAAGGTCTGCTCGGGCGGCATCGTCGGCATGGGCGAGACCCACCGCCAGCGCGCCGGCCTGATCGCCGAGCTGGCCAACCTGGCCCCCTACCCCGAGTCCGTGCCCATCAACAACCTGGTGCGCGTGGAAGGCACGCCCCTGGCCGACCAGGCGCCGCTCGATCCCTTCGAGTTCGTGCGCACCATCGCCGTGGCCCGCATCACCATGCCGAAAGCGCGCGTGCGCCTGTCGGCCGGCCGCCAGCAGATGGGCGAGGCCATCCAAGCCCTGTGTTTCCTGGCCGGCGCCAACTCCATCTTCTACGGCGACAAGTTGCTGACCACCGGCAACCCCGACACCGAAGCCGATGTGCAGCTGCTGCAGCGCCTGGGCATGGGCCCGGCCCAGCAGCCACCCGGCAAGACCTGA
- a CDS encoding SulP family inorganic anion transporter: MPAAESASRLAAFRPKLLDTLPGYGRAHFARDVGAGLTVGVVALPLAMAFAIASGLKPEAGLFTAIIAGFLISALGGSRVQIGGPAGAFIVIVYGILERYGLANLIIATAMSGVLLFLMGLFRLGTLIRFIPIAVVIGFTNGIAVLIMLSQVRDFLGLELASVPASFFAMLSALGGALHTVNLAALALSVGTLALLVAWQHAMPRLGPQKLQFSGKLTLIPGTIVALGLATGASELLALPVETIGSRFGGIAASLPAFVWPEFSWSTVRFLLMPALTLALLGAIESLLCARIADGLTEDRHDPNQELMAQGLANFVTPFFGGMPATGTIARTVTNAKSGAVSPVAGMVHALTLLAVVLVAAPLARHIPLAALAAILVYVAWNMGEWREFVQLRQYRMPYRITLLAVFGLTVIVDLTVAVEVGLIAACLTFIYRISSLTRAEAVSAQDQPVLASQDGQVRAWRLYGALFFGAVKLVEDMEHQLPARALVLDLKNLIYVDSSGADTLLDLARHCQKRGVRLILCGLAHQPLDIARRSGLLAALPAADVCPDLAGGLAAATLAVP, from the coding sequence ATGCCCGCCGCCGAGTCCGCCAGCCGCCTGGCCGCTTTCCGCCCCAAGCTGCTCGACACCCTGCCCGGCTATGGCCGAGCGCATTTCGCCCGCGACGTCGGCGCCGGCCTCACGGTGGGCGTGGTGGCCCTGCCGCTGGCCATGGCCTTTGCGATCGCCTCCGGCCTCAAGCCCGAGGCCGGCCTGTTCACCGCCATCATTGCCGGCTTCCTGATCTCCGCCCTGGGTGGCAGCCGGGTGCAGATCGGCGGGCCGGCCGGCGCCTTCATCGTCATCGTCTACGGCATCCTGGAGCGCTACGGCCTGGCCAACCTGATCATCGCCACCGCCATGTCGGGTGTGCTGCTCTTCCTCATGGGCCTGTTCCGCCTGGGCACGCTGATCCGCTTCATCCCGATCGCCGTGGTGATCGGCTTCACCAACGGCATTGCCGTGCTCATCATGCTGTCGCAGGTGCGGGACTTCCTGGGCCTGGAGCTGGCCAGCGTGCCTGCCAGCTTCTTCGCCATGCTGTCCGCGCTGGGCGGGGCCCTGCACACCGTGAACCTGGCCGCGCTGGCGCTGTCCGTCGGCACCCTGGCCCTGCTGGTGGCCTGGCAGCACGCCATGCCGCGCCTGGGCCCGCAAAAGCTGCAGTTCTCGGGCAAGCTCACCCTCATCCCCGGCACCATCGTGGCGCTGGGGCTGGCCACCGGCGCCAGCGAACTGCTGGCGCTGCCGGTCGAGACCATCGGCAGCCGCTTCGGCGGCATTGCGGCCAGCCTGCCCGCCTTCGTCTGGCCTGAATTCAGCTGGAGCACGGTGCGTTTCCTGCTCATGCCCGCGCTCACCCTGGCCCTGCTGGGCGCCATCGAATCCCTGCTGTGCGCACGCATCGCCGACGGCCTGACCGAGGACCGGCACGACCCCAACCAGGAGCTGATGGCCCAGGGTCTCGCCAACTTCGTCACCCCCTTCTTCGGCGGCATGCCGGCCACCGGCACCATTGCCCGCACCGTCACCAACGCCAAAAGCGGTGCCGTGAGCCCGGTGGCGGGCATGGTGCATGCGCTCACCCTGCTGGCCGTGGTGCTGGTGGCCGCGCCCCTGGCCCGGCACATCCCGCTGGCGGCGCTGGCCGCCATCCTGGTCTACGTGGCCTGGAACATGGGCGAATGGCGCGAATTCGTGCAGTTGCGCCAGTACCGCATGCCCTACCGCATCACCCTGCTGGCCGTGTTCGGCCTGACCGTCATCGTGGACCTGACGGTGGCGGTGGAGGTGGGCCTGATCGCCGCCTGCCTGACCTTCATCTACCGCATCTCCAGCCTGACCCGCGCCGAGGCCGTGAGCGCGCAGGACCAGCCCGTCCTGGCGAGCCAGGACGGCCAGGTGCGGGCCTGGCGGCTCTACGGCGCCCTGTTTTTCGGCGCCGTCAAGCTGGTGGAGGACATGGAACACCAGTTGCCCGCCCGCGCCCTGGTGCTGGACCTGAAGAACCTGATCTACGTGGATTCCTCTGGCGCCGACACCCTGCTGGACCTGGCGCGCCATTGCCAGAAACGCGGAGTGCGCCTGATCCTCTGCGGCCTGGCGCACCAGCCGCTGGACATTGCCAGGCGCAGCGGGCTGCTGGCCGCACTGCCGGCCGCAGACGTCTGCCCGGACCTGGCCGGCGGCTTGGCCGCCGCCACCTTGGCCGTACCCTGA
- a CDS encoding bacteriohemerythrin, with amino-acid sequence MAFMPWNEELALGMASIDEQHQALVHHINTLHEQLGNPKALGALLEDLVDTAMNHFIAEEELLKRHGYAQAEAHTSAHSGQTGQLVQLLDQFQADAAAFNQASLAALKDWLTRHIQVDDQACVAFLKSKGEQ; translated from the coding sequence ATGGCGTTCATGCCCTGGAATGAGGAACTGGCACTCGGGATGGCATCCATCGACGAGCAGCACCAGGCTCTGGTGCATCACATCAACACCCTGCACGAGCAGCTCGGCAACCCCAAGGCCCTGGGCGCCCTGCTCGAAGACCTGGTGGACACCGCCATGAACCACTTCATTGCCGAGGAAGAATTGCTCAAGCGCCATGGTTATGCACAAGCCGAGGCCCACACCAGCGCGCACAGCGGCCAGACCGGCCAGCTCGTCCAGCTGCTCGACCAGTTCCAGGCCGATGCCGCAGCGTTCAACCAGGCCAGCCTGGCAGCGCTGAAGGACTGGCTGACCCGGCACATCCAGGTGGACGACCAGGCCTGCGTGGCCTTTCTCAAGTCCAAGGGCGAGCAGTAG
- a CDS encoding DUF3460 family protein — MHLFRRPDYQSDTTQFIQQLKTEKPDLEARQRQGRDLLWDQSVDRQAWEGYQSARVQQQPYVYQTSGTK; from the coding sequence ATGCATCTGTTCCGCCGCCCCGACTACCAGTCCGACACCACCCAGTTCATCCAGCAGCTCAAGACCGAGAAGCCGGACCTGGAAGCGCGCCAGCGCCAGGGCCGCGACCTGCTGTGGGACCAGTCCGTGGACCGCCAGGCCTGGGAGGGTTACCAGTCGGCCCGCGTGCAGCAGCAGCCCTACGTCTACCAGACCAGCGGCACGAAGTAA